In Aquiflexum balticum DSM 16537, a single genomic region encodes these proteins:
- a CDS encoding S1C family serine protease, which produces MLKNVKIVFLAFAAGIAGAWAFHQFSEKDLTKEPLEFRNESPKYNVDFRESPPSIPNNPVSFVEASEKSTPSVVFIKNFSGTDQRRYSIFDYFFGTGPAQRVSTGSGVIISKDGYIITNNHVIDRAETIEVVHQKRTYPAKLIGTDKNTDIAVLKVETENLPAIQLGSSRELKIGEWVIAVGNPFNLTSTVTAGIVSAKERQINILGGEFPLESFIQTDAPINPGNSGGALVNVRGELVGINTAILSRTGSYTGYGFAVPVDIAMKIANDLIKFGEVQKAIPGIEVVEITPELAEEMGLKTLDGVIITHVVRNGAGEKAGLQRNDVITGIGNIDILGKGSFEEVLSYYYPGDKIQVTFQRNSMKNSAQVTLQNLEGGTGIIKREFFTSNLLGAQLEAVNTLEKDRLGIEFGIKITGMTRGYLRDLGLNNGFVITHVNGEPSKNPEEVGKYLEKFSGRLRLEGVTPNGQPFMQSYNVR; this is translated from the coding sequence ATGCTTAAAAATGTAAAAATAGTTTTTTTGGCCTTTGCAGCAGGAATTGCTGGAGCATGGGCTTTTCACCAGTTTTCGGAAAAAGACCTTACCAAAGAACCACTTGAATTCAGGAATGAAAGCCCTAAATACAATGTGGATTTCAGAGAAAGTCCACCAAGCATACCTAATAATCCGGTTTCTTTTGTTGAAGCATCTGAAAAAAGTACTCCTTCTGTCGTATTTATAAAGAACTTTTCAGGGACAGACCAAAGGAGATACAGTATTTTCGACTATTTTTTTGGTACAGGACCCGCTCAAAGAGTAAGTACAGGCTCTGGGGTAATTATCAGTAAAGACGGCTATATCATTACCAACAATCATGTTATTGACAGGGCTGAAACCATTGAGGTTGTGCATCAAAAAAGAACCTATCCAGCAAAACTGATCGGGACAGATAAAAATACAGACATTGCGGTATTGAAAGTTGAAACGGAAAACTTACCCGCCATACAGCTGGGAAGCAGTAGAGAGCTTAAAATAGGTGAATGGGTAATCGCTGTTGGAAATCCATTCAATCTTACCTCCACCGTCACAGCAGGTATTGTCTCCGCAAAGGAAAGACAGATCAATATTCTCGGCGGAGAATTTCCCTTGGAATCTTTTATCCAAACTGACGCTCCTATCAACCCTGGCAATTCGGGAGGTGCCTTGGTCAATGTCAGAGGTGAATTGGTGGGAATCAATACCGCTATACTTTCGAGGACAGGTTCCTACACAGGTTATGGCTTTGCTGTACCTGTCGATATTGCTATGAAAATCGCCAATGACCTAATCAAATTTGGTGAAGTTCAAAAAGCCATTCCAGGAATAGAGGTAGTGGAAATCACTCCCGAGCTTGCAGAAGAAATGGGACTCAAAACATTGGATGGTGTAATTATCACCCATGTAGTCCGAAATGGTGCCGGAGAAAAAGCAGGATTACAGCGTAATGATGTCATCACCGGAATTGGAAACATTGATATCTTGGGAAAAGGAAGTTTTGAGGAAGTGTTATCTTACTACTATCCGGGTGATAAAATTCAGGTTACTTTCCAAAGAAACAGTATGAAAAACTCTGCCCAAGTCACCCTTCAGAATCTGGAGGGAGGTACAGGAATAATAAAAAGAGAGTTTTTTACATCGAATTTGTTGGGAGCACAATTAGAGGCGGTGAATACGCTTGAAAAAGACAGACTCGGCATTGAATTTGGCATCAAAATCACAGGAATGACCCGTGGTTACCTAAGAGATTTGGGCCTGAACAATGGATTTGTCATCACCCATGTAAACGGAGAACCGTCAAAAAATCCTGAAGAAGTTGGTAAATATCTGGAAAAATTCAGCGGTAGACTCAGATTGGAAGGAGTAACACCAAATGGACAGCCATTTATGCAATCCTATAATGTGAGATAA
- a CDS encoding 1-deoxy-D-xylulose-5-phosphate reductoisomerase, whose translation MSGKKNVAILGSTGSIGTQTLDVIQSHPEKFQVEVLTAQNNADLLIEQALKFQPNCVVIANESLYQKVKDALIPHDIKVFAGDQAIADVVTMESIDLVLTALVGYSGLIPTIKAIEAGKQIALANKETLVVAGELITQLARDKGVNIYPVDSEHSAIFQCLVGEFHNPIEKIILTASGGPFRGKDREFLAKVTKAQALKHPNWDMGAKITIDSASLMNKGLEVIEAKWLFGVSKEQIDVVVHPQSIIHSLIQFEDGSIKAQLGLPDMRIPIQFALSFPERFKSDFPRFDFVNYPSLTFEKPDMETFRNLGLAFEALKKGGNAPCILNAANEIAVAAFLHDEIGFLEMSDLIETTLERTTFIQKPSLLDYIETDKMSRKITEELIKSKV comes from the coding sequence ATGTCAGGTAAAAAGAATGTAGCCATACTTGGCTCAACCGGTAGTATTGGAACCCAAACATTGGATGTCATCCAGTCACACCCCGAAAAATTTCAAGTAGAAGTCCTGACTGCCCAGAATAATGCTGATTTATTGATTGAACAAGCTTTGAAATTTCAGCCAAATTGTGTGGTTATTGCCAATGAAAGCTTGTATCAGAAAGTGAAAGACGCATTGATACCCCATGATATCAAAGTTTTTGCAGGGGATCAAGCCATTGCGGACGTGGTTACTATGGAAAGCATCGACCTTGTGTTGACTGCATTGGTAGGCTATTCAGGGCTTATTCCGACCATCAAAGCCATAGAAGCCGGTAAGCAGATTGCTCTTGCCAATAAGGAAACGCTTGTAGTTGCAGGTGAATTGATTACCCAACTTGCAAGAGATAAAGGAGTCAATATCTATCCCGTTGATTCTGAACATTCGGCTATTTTCCAATGTTTAGTGGGAGAGTTTCATAATCCTATCGAAAAAATTATCCTTACTGCTTCAGGAGGGCCGTTTAGAGGTAAAGACAGGGAGTTTTTGGCCAAGGTCACAAAAGCCCAGGCACTGAAACACCCAAATTGGGATATGGGTGCAAAGATTACCATTGATTCAGCATCCTTGATGAATAAGGGATTGGAAGTTATTGAAGCAAAGTGGTTATTTGGGGTTTCTAAAGAGCAGATTGATGTAGTAGTTCATCCTCAATCTATCATTCATTCCCTGATTCAGTTTGAAGACGGATCAATCAAAGCACAACTTGGACTGCCTGATATGCGTATTCCAATTCAGTTTGCTTTGAGTTTTCCCGAAAGGTTTAAATCTGACTTTCCTAGATTTGATTTCGTGAATTACCCAAGCCTGACATTTGAAAAGCCTGACATGGAAACTTTCAGGAATTTAGGATTGGCTTTTGAAGCGCTTAAAAAAGGAGGTAATGCACCATGTATCTTGAATGCTGCCAATGAAATAGCTGTGGCTGCATTTTTGCATGACGAAATCGGTTTTCTCGAAATGTCGGATTTGATAGAAACTACACTGGAAAGGACAACATTTATCCAAAAACCAAGTTTATTGGATTATATAGAAACGGACAAAATGTCCAGAAAAATAACGGAAGAATTAATCAAGAGTAAAGTATAA
- a CDS encoding nucleotidyltransferase substrate binding protein — protein sequence MKIPPPTCQKCFQDFQEALDELRDLIVGFRNSKPDPKTQHKIIRTFELTHELALKTIGEYFRKEGRPPFSGSRDATVEAFHEDLIDNGKGWLDIIIERIKFNPLYPEDYEYEFTQNIITKHVSLLENFERKLSKKLNQ from the coding sequence ATGAAAATTCCACCCCCTACCTGCCAAAAATGTTTCCAGGATTTTCAAGAAGCTTTGGATGAATTGAGGGATTTGATTGTGGGTTTTAGGAATTCCAAGCCTGATCCAAAAACACAGCACAAAATTATCCGCACATTTGAACTTACCCATGAATTGGCTTTAAAGACCATAGGTGAATATTTCAGAAAAGAGGGAAGACCCCCTTTTTCAGGCTCTAGAGATGCAACTGTTGAAGCATTTCACGAGGATTTAATAGACAATGGAAAAGGTTGGTTGGATATTATTATAGAGAGAATCAAGTTCAACCCATTGTATCCAGAAGATTATGAATATGAGTTTACACAAAACATCATCACCAAACATGTAAGCTTATTGGAAAATTTTGAAAGGAAATTATCAAAAAAGCTTAATCAATAA
- the hslU gene encoding ATP-dependent protease ATPase subunit HslU — protein MRNDINELTPRQIVAELDKYIIGQHDAKRNVAIALRNRIRRMNVKGDIQKDIVPNNILMIGSTGVGKTEIARRLAKVANAPFTKVEASKFTEVGYVGRDVESMVRDLVEQSVHLVREKKNEEVKEKAADSVDEVILDILIPPVKTTGFTRPATSVSSDFKPDLVSEDDLNERTRERFREKLKNGEMEDRKIEINVKQSPPVGIGMIGNGMMDDASMAGLQDMISGMMPKRSKKRKVTIAEARKILMEEETSKLVDFDEVKEEAVRLAENNGIIFIDEIDKIASKSGKGGSGPDVSREGVQRDLLPIVEGSAVNTKYGIVNTDHVLFIAAGAFHVAKPSDLIPELQGRFPIRVELNSLTEDDFYRILKEPKNALTKQYQALFDAEDVFLDFNDESIREIAKLAFKINEEVENIGARRLHTVMSHLLNDFLFDVPDTIEANSKIMITKEMVEERLASLVKNRDLSQYIL, from the coding sequence ATGAGAAATGACATCAATGAACTTACTCCTCGGCAGATCGTCGCAGAATTGGATAAATATATCATAGGGCAACATGACGCCAAAAGGAATGTAGCCATAGCACTCAGGAACAGAATCCGAAGGATGAATGTCAAAGGAGACATCCAAAAGGATATAGTTCCGAATAATATTTTGATGATAGGCTCTACGGGTGTTGGTAAAACCGAAATAGCAAGAAGGTTGGCTAAAGTAGCCAATGCCCCATTCACTAAGGTGGAGGCTTCAAAATTTACCGAAGTAGGTTATGTGGGCAGGGATGTAGAAAGTATGGTAAGAGATCTTGTGGAACAATCCGTTCATTTGGTAAGAGAGAAAAAAAATGAGGAAGTCAAAGAGAAGGCAGCTGATTCGGTAGATGAAGTTATTCTGGATATCCTAATCCCTCCGGTGAAAACAACTGGATTTACGCGTCCTGCAACTTCGGTTTCCTCAGATTTCAAGCCCGATTTGGTTTCAGAAGATGATCTCAACGAAAGAACCAGAGAACGGTTCAGAGAAAAATTGAAAAACGGTGAAATGGAAGACCGAAAAATAGAAATCAATGTGAAGCAAAGTCCACCTGTTGGTATTGGGATGATCGGTAATGGAATGATGGATGATGCGAGTATGGCTGGTTTGCAGGATATGATTTCCGGCATGATGCCAAAGCGCTCCAAAAAGAGAAAAGTTACCATTGCCGAGGCCCGAAAAATATTGATGGAAGAAGAAACTTCCAAATTGGTTGATTTTGATGAAGTAAAAGAAGAAGCCGTGCGCTTGGCGGAAAACAATGGTATTATTTTCATAGATGAAATTGATAAGATTGCTTCAAAGAGTGGGAAAGGCGGAAGTGGACCTGATGTAAGCCGTGAAGGAGTACAAAGGGATTTGTTGCCTATAGTAGAGGGAAGTGCAGTAAATACCAAGTACGGAATTGTCAATACCGATCATGTTCTGTTTATAGCGGCAGGGGCATTTCATGTGGCCAAGCCTTCTGATTTGATTCCTGAGCTTCAGGGTCGTTTTCCAATCAGAGTGGAATTGAACAGTCTGACAGAGGATGATTTCTACAGGATTCTAAAAGAACCAAAGAATGCGCTAACCAAGCAATATCAGGCTTTGTTTGATGCAGAGGACGTATTTCTTGATTTCAATGATGAGTCTATCAGGGAAATTGCCAAGTTGGCATTTAAGATCAATGAGGAAGTAGAAAATATCGGTGCAAGGAGACTGCACACCGTCATGAGTCACTTGTTGAATGACTTCCTTTTTGATGTTCCCGATACTATAGAGGCCAATTCAAAAATAATGATTACCAAAGAAATGGTGGAGGAAAGGTTGGCTTCATTGGTAAAAAACAGGGATTTGTCACAATACATTCTCTAA
- the porQ gene encoding type IX secretion system protein PorQ: MGYPWKYLLIFCLGCLVMVHQISNAQTSNSAYNFVDNPSFTKLAGLGGVNLTAGNDVMMFMSNPALLDSNAVNTPAFHYLNFPGGIHVATIGFNTELSNGGIIGIGLQYFDYGNFEGFDAIGIPTGEFGANEFALVVGYGNQIGVFRYGVNTKILGSILEGYHAYALAFDFGVNYHHPEMDLVLGMNLRNLGFNLSTYVEGQKLQLPTDVRIGGSFKPQYAPFRFHLSLRNLNGRETDFFIPNPGSNNDDISGVDKIFRRAVFGVEILPSDNFTLRLGYNHLIRKEFETSSGAGAGGFSGGFAFKVKKFELSYSRMFYNIPGGSNIFGISTSINEWRTF; the protein is encoded by the coding sequence TTGGGCTATCCTTGGAAATACCTTTTGATTTTTTGTTTGGGCTGTTTAGTTATGGTTCATCAAATATCAAATGCCCAGACTTCCAATTCCGCTTATAATTTTGTTGACAATCCTTCCTTTACCAAACTGGCAGGTTTGGGTGGGGTAAATCTGACAGCCGGAAATGATGTGATGATGTTTATGTCCAATCCGGCGCTTTTGGACAGTAACGCTGTAAATACACCTGCATTTCATTACCTTAATTTTCCCGGAGGAATCCATGTGGCTACAATCGGATTTAACACCGAATTGTCAAATGGGGGAATTATTGGCATTGGATTGCAGTATTTTGATTACGGCAACTTTGAAGGCTTCGATGCTATCGGAATACCTACAGGGGAATTCGGGGCCAATGAATTTGCATTGGTAGTAGGTTATGGAAATCAAATTGGGGTATTCCGTTATGGGGTAAATACCAAGATACTTGGATCTATTTTGGAAGGGTATCATGCCTACGCTTTGGCATTCGACTTTGGGGTCAATTACCATCATCCTGAGATGGACTTGGTGCTGGGAATGAATCTAAGGAATTTGGGTTTCAACCTAAGTACTTATGTAGAAGGACAAAAACTGCAACTTCCAACTGACGTTAGGATAGGGGGTAGTTTCAAGCCTCAATATGCCCCATTTAGATTTCATCTTTCATTGAGAAATCTCAACGGCAGGGAGACAGACTTCTTTATTCCAAATCCTGGCAGTAACAATGACGACATATCGGGCGTTGATAAAATATTCCGCAGGGCGGTGTTCGGTGTGGAAATTTTACCAAGTGATAATTTCACTTTAAGATTGGGTTATAACCATTTGATCCGGAAAGAATTTGAAACTTCATCAGGCGCCGGTGCAGGAGGGTTTTCTGGAGGCTTTGCCTTCAAAGTGAAGAAATTTGAACTATCCTATTCCAGGATGTTTTACAATATACCCGGTGGATCCAATATATTCGGAATATCCACCTCAATCAATGAATGGAGAACGTTTTAA
- a CDS encoding ABC transporter ATP-binding protein — translation MLEVIDLVKKYGKQNAVNNITFKLDGGEVVGLLGPNGAGKSTTMKCIVGLLRKTSGEIYIGGQDHLSVAAKKLFSYIPETPHVYDLLTVKEHLQFIAQAYGVKNWQSKAEKWMALYDLSDKQDKLGRDLSKGMRQKVSICCALLPDPQMLFFDEPMIGLDPKAIKNTKQIFRELKEQGKTILVSTHLIDGVENIADRIMIMKDGNIIGNDTLPNLKATLNSGADSSLEDLFLELTKDE, via the coding sequence ATGTTAGAAGTAATTGATTTGGTCAAAAAATACGGTAAACAAAATGCCGTAAACAACATCACTTTCAAATTGGATGGTGGCGAGGTTGTGGGGTTACTGGGCCCAAATGGCGCAGGAAAAAGTACCACGATGAAATGTATTGTGGGTCTATTGAGAAAAACTTCAGGCGAAATCTACATTGGTGGTCAAGACCACCTTTCAGTAGCTGCCAAGAAACTTTTCTCCTACATTCCCGAAACCCCTCATGTTTACGACCTTCTGACTGTCAAGGAACACCTTCAATTTATCGCTCAGGCTTATGGCGTCAAAAACTGGCAATCTAAGGCGGAAAAGTGGATGGCACTTTATGACCTCAGTGACAAACAGGACAAACTGGGAAGGGATTTATCCAAAGGGATGAGACAAAAAGTTTCCATCTGCTGTGCTTTGCTGCCTGATCCACAGATGTTGTTTTTTGATGAACCCATGATAGGCTTGGATCCCAAAGCCATCAAAAACACCAAACAGATTTTCAGAGAATTAAAAGAACAAGGTAAAACCATTTTGGTAAGTACCCATCTGATAGATGGGGTGGAAAATATCGCTGACAGGATTATGATTATGAAAGACGGAAATATCATCGGCAACGATACACTTCCCAATCTCAAGGCCACATTGAACAGTGGTGCAGATTCAAGTTTGGAGGATTTGTTTTTAGAACTGACAAAAGATGAATGA
- the rseP gene encoding RIP metalloprotease RseP, with the protein MDTLIMVAQLILGLSILVGLHELGHLLTAKMFGMRVEKFSIGFPPKIVGFKWGETEYSIGAIPLGGFVKISGMVDESMDTEQLSSEPQPWEFRSKPAWQRLIVMLGGIFVNVITGIVIFVILVHQRGETFYSRDQVIENGIVAYEIAKEIGFQDGDRILDISGEPYKSLGELSSGDALLSSEGYYTVDRNGEIIKIEIPRGFINSFSNEESMGQFLDIRHPIKVMEISPGTVAEQSGLQKGDRIIAVNDQEVNYINELQATLSQFKGEQVDLLVDRNGDKIEKEVQISEQGTLGFVNAPLDPVVQRYAIGESIVKGTERAFGVVIINARALGKMFTGEVSAKNVSGPIGMAKIYGSRWDWVKFWSITGLISMILAFMNLLPIPALDGGHVMFLLYEMVSGQAPSDKFLENAQKVGMVMLLALMVFAIGNDILKIFTG; encoded by the coding sequence ATGGATACATTAATAATGGTGGCCCAGCTGATTCTGGGATTGTCAATTTTGGTTGGCTTGCACGAATTGGGTCACTTGTTGACTGCCAAAATGTTTGGTATGAGGGTGGAGAAATTCTCTATTGGATTCCCTCCCAAAATAGTTGGATTTAAATGGGGTGAGACAGAATATTCCATTGGAGCGATTCCTTTGGGAGGATTTGTCAAGATTTCAGGCATGGTGGATGAGTCCATGGATACTGAGCAGCTTTCCTCTGAGCCCCAGCCATGGGAGTTTCGGTCAAAACCTGCCTGGCAACGTTTGATTGTGATGTTGGGGGGGATATTCGTCAATGTGATTACAGGTATTGTCATTTTTGTGATTCTTGTTCACCAAAGAGGAGAGACATTCTATTCCAGAGATCAGGTAATTGAAAATGGAATTGTTGCCTATGAAATAGCCAAAGAAATTGGTTTTCAGGACGGTGACAGGATTTTGGATATCAGCGGAGAACCTTATAAAAGCCTCGGTGAGTTGAGTAGTGGGGACGCATTACTAAGTTCAGAAGGATATTACACAGTAGACCGAAACGGGGAAATCATCAAAATTGAGATTCCAAGAGGTTTCATCAATTCTTTCTCCAATGAAGAAAGTATGGGGCAGTTTCTCGATATCAGACACCCTATAAAAGTGATGGAGATTTCACCCGGTACGGTAGCTGAACAATCAGGTCTTCAAAAAGGAGATAGAATTATCGCAGTAAATGATCAGGAAGTGAACTATATCAATGAGCTGCAGGCTACACTCTCACAGTTCAAAGGAGAACAGGTTGATCTATTGGTAGATAGAAATGGAGATAAAATCGAAAAGGAAGTCCAGATCAGTGAACAAGGTACTTTAGGTTTTGTCAATGCCCCTCTTGATCCGGTTGTTCAAAGATATGCCATCGGAGAGTCAATTGTTAAAGGCACAGAAAGAGCTTTTGGTGTGGTCATTATCAATGCGAGGGCATTGGGCAAAATGTTTACAGGAGAAGTTTCTGCCAAAAACGTCAGTGGTCCAATAGGAATGGCGAAAATCTACGGAAGCAGATGGGATTGGGTAAAATTTTGGAGCATAACCGGTTTGATTTCTATGATATTGGCCTTTATGAATTTATTGCCAATTCCGGCTTTGGATGGTGGACATGTCATGTTTTTGCTTTATGAAATGGTATCGGGGCAGGCGCCTTCGGACAAGTTCTTGGAAAACGCCCAAAAGGTTGGCATGGTGATGTTGTTGGCCTTGATGGTTTTTGCAATCGGGAATGATATTCTGAAGATTTTTACTGGTTGA
- the lon gene encoding endopeptidase La: protein MNNYTNQLYQSLMVGDYAGEGDLIQLITDEEDDSLQHPEDYSKEIPILSVRNTVLFPGVVIPITVGRQRSIRLVKKAQKGNKLIGVCAQVNPQNDDPSWEDIYHVGTLAKIIKMIVLPDGNTTIIIQGKKRFKISQTLTEDPYFTAKVEFLDENFPENNKKIQALEESLKEAAAKILHLNPEIPREAQVALDNIDNTAFLTHFLSSNINAPVDSKQKLLEINDGVERATLLLEFMMKDIQMLELKSEIHKKVHTDIDQQQRDYFLRQQMKVLQTELGEEGPEKEVEELRLRGSKKKWPKEVAKHFEKELDKILRINPSAAEYPIALNYAETLVELPWSEYTEDNFDLKRAKAILDRDHHGLDKVKERIIEYLAVLKLKKDLKGPILCLYGPPGVGKTSLGKSVATALGRKYIRMSLGGVHDEAEIRGHRKTYVGAMPGKIIQNMKKVKFSNPVYVLDEIDKLSSDFRGDPSSAFLEVLDPEQNSTFVDNYLEVEYDLSKVLFIATANSLDNIQPALRDRMEVIEVTGYTLEEKIEIAKKHLVPKQRKEHGLKGKDISFDRAALVKIIEDYTRESGVRSLERAIGKVVRNVAKSIAMEEEYSKKITPQLVRKILGGEIFDKEFYQDNSVAGVVTGLAWTSVGGEILFVETSLSKGKGKLTLSGQLGEVMKESAMTALSYLKSKAEKLGIDERVFDHYDLHIHVPAGAVPKDGPSAGITMLTAMASIYTQRKVKSRVAMTGEITLRGKVMPVGGIKEKILAAKRAGIKDIILCQSNKRDIEEIDHEYIKGVEFHFVDKVEEVLGIALMKTKVEDAMVFKFPEVTQNSASVN from the coding sequence ATGAATAACTACACAAACCAATTATATCAATCATTAATGGTAGGAGATTACGCAGGGGAAGGTGACCTGATTCAACTTATCACCGACGAGGAAGATGATTCTTTACAACATCCGGAAGACTATTCCAAAGAGATACCTATTCTTTCAGTTCGAAACACAGTGCTTTTTCCAGGAGTGGTCATTCCGATCACAGTAGGGAGACAAAGATCCATCAGACTTGTGAAAAAAGCTCAAAAAGGAAATAAGCTGATAGGAGTCTGTGCCCAGGTCAATCCACAAAATGATGATCCTTCATGGGAGGATATTTATCATGTAGGTACCTTGGCCAAAATCATTAAGATGATCGTCCTGCCCGATGGGAATACAACTATTATTATCCAAGGGAAAAAGCGTTTTAAGATCAGCCAGACTTTGACCGAAGATCCTTATTTCACCGCAAAGGTTGAGTTTTTGGATGAGAATTTCCCTGAAAACAATAAGAAAATCCAGGCACTTGAGGAATCCCTCAAAGAGGCTGCGGCTAAAATTTTGCATCTTAATCCAGAAATTCCCAGAGAAGCACAAGTGGCTTTGGACAATATTGATAATACTGCATTCCTGACTCATTTTTTATCTTCAAATATCAACGCACCGGTAGATTCCAAACAGAAATTGCTTGAAATCAATGACGGAGTTGAACGGGCAACTTTGTTGCTTGAATTTATGATGAAGGATATACAGATGCTGGAGCTCAAAAGTGAGATCCATAAAAAAGTGCATACAGATATCGATCAGCAGCAACGAGATTATTTTTTGCGCCAACAGATGAAGGTCCTGCAAACAGAATTGGGAGAAGAAGGACCTGAAAAGGAAGTTGAAGAACTCCGACTCAGGGGTTCCAAAAAGAAATGGCCAAAAGAAGTTGCCAAGCATTTTGAAAAAGAACTGGATAAAATCCTTCGTATCAATCCATCTGCCGCTGAATATCCTATTGCCTTGAATTATGCGGAAACATTGGTAGAGTTGCCTTGGAGTGAATATACCGAAGACAATTTTGATCTAAAACGGGCCAAAGCGATTTTGGATAGAGATCATCACGGTTTGGATAAAGTCAAAGAAAGAATCATTGAATATTTGGCTGTCCTGAAATTGAAAAAAGACCTGAAGGGCCCGATTCTTTGCTTGTACGGTCCTCCTGGAGTAGGAAAAACTTCTTTGGGTAAATCTGTTGCGACGGCTTTAGGAAGGAAATACATCAGGATGTCCTTGGGTGGTGTACATGATGAAGCCGAAATCCGAGGCCATAGAAAAACCTACGTGGGCGCTATGCCGGGTAAGATTATTCAGAATATGAAAAAAGTCAAATTTTCCAATCCGGTATATGTATTGGATGAAATAGACAAACTCAGTTCTGATTTCAGAGGAGACCCTTCTTCTGCATTTTTGGAAGTTTTGGATCCGGAACAGAACAGCACTTTCGTTGACAATTATCTTGAAGTGGAGTATGATCTTTCCAAAGTCTTGTTCATTGCCACAGCCAATTCGTTGGACAATATTCAGCCTGCCCTGAGAGACAGGATGGAGGTGATTGAAGTGACGGGATATACGCTGGAAGAAAAAATTGAGATTGCCAAAAAACACCTCGTTCCAAAACAGCGAAAAGAGCATGGATTGAAAGGGAAAGATATTTCTTTTGACAGGGCTGCTTTGGTTAAAATCATTGAAGATTATACAAGAGAATCCGGAGTAAGAAGCCTCGAAAGGGCCATTGGAAAAGTCGTCCGAAATGTGGCTAAATCCATTGCGATGGAAGAAGAGTATTCCAAGAAAATCACTCCCCAGCTCGTAAGGAAAATATTGGGTGGTGAAATTTTCGATAAAGAATTTTACCAGGACAACAGTGTTGCCGGAGTGGTTACAGGACTTGCATGGACCTCAGTAGGTGGTGAAATATTATTCGTAGAGACATCACTCAGCAAGGGAAAAGGAAAACTTACTTTGTCCGGTCAGTTGGGCGAAGTAATGAAGGAGTCAGCCATGACTGCACTTTCCTATCTCAAATCCAAGGCTGAAAAATTAGGTATCGATGAAAGGGTATTTGATCATTATGATCTTCATATTCACGTTCCTGCAGGTGCTGTCCCAAAAGATGGTCCATCGGCGGGCATAACCATGCTGACAGCTATGGCATCTATCTATACCCAAAGAAAAGTAAAATCCAGGGTTGCGATGACCGGGGAAATTACTTTGAGAGGAAAGGTGATGCCTGTAGGTGGTATCAAAGAAAAAATTCTGGCGGCAAAAAGGGCAGGGATAAAGGATATTATCCTTTGTCAAAGCAACAAAAGAGATATTGAGGAAATTGATCATGAATATATCAAAGGTGTAGAATTCCACTTTGTCGATAAAGTAGAAGAGGTATTGGGAATTGCGTTAATGAAAACAAAAGTAGAAGATGCGATGGTTTTCAAGTTTCCGGAAGTCACACAAAACAGTGCTTCTGTAAATTGA